The genomic DNA GCTTATTCTTTTTGTCCTCGTTGGTTCTCGATGGGTGGTTCCCTGGATTTTGGATCGGGTGGCCAAGACCCGCAGTAGTGAGATCTTCTTTTTTTCCATCCTTTTTATCTGCGCCGGCACAGCTTTTCTAATTGAGTTCGTGGGTCTGTCATTGTCCTTGGGAGCTTTTTTTGCTGGCCTGATGATTGCCAGCTCCCCCTATGGAAAACAGACCATGGCCGAGTTTACTCCTTTAAGGGATAACTTCTTAGGTCTGTTTTTCGTCTCCATTGGCATGCTTTTGAGTCTTCAGTTTGTCCAGGAGCACTGGCTCCAGGTCATAGCCCTTTCTTCTGGAATTTTACTCATCAAGTTCTTTTGCATCTTCGCCGTACTGTGGATGTTTGGCATTACTTCCACTGTAGGCATGGTCACAGCCCTCACTCTGTTTCAAATTGGAGAATTCTCTCTCATATTAGCTGACCAGGGACGAGGACTGGGCATGATGACCGACAAGCAGTACCAGTTCTTTCTAAGTGTGGCGATTATCTCTCTTGCCCTCACTCCAGTACTCTATCGATTGGCACCTAAACTGAGTTTTCAATCCAACTTGCGCTCTCTGATTCCCAGATCCATCAGCGAAGTGGCCCATCAACTTCGAGATCAGTGGGTAACCAAGGTTTCTGTAGACTCGGTCAAGCACGGCGCTGGTGAATTGGCGGGACACACCATTATCATTGGTTTTGGTATCGCCGGCCAAGAGGTTGCCTCGGCCCTAAAGGCTTTGGATCTTCCCTACCAGGTTATTGAGATGAATCCAGATACAGTTAAGGCGGCAAAAAAGAGAGGAGATCCCATAATTTACGGCGACGCCACCAAACACGAAATCCTAGAGCAAGCTGGCCTCGAGCGAGCACACCTGGTTATTCTGGTGGTCAATAGCCTTGATATCACGACGGCCGTCCTGAGAACCGTCCATAAGATGCGTCCTGAAATCGAAGTTCTCGCCCGCCTCCAATACCTGAGAGATCTGAACCAATTGAAAGCCAGCCAGAATGTGGAGCCTATTGTTTCCGAGTTTGAAACCAGTTTGGAGATCTTGGCCCGCACCCTTAAGGCCTATGGTGCCGAAGATCACCAGATTCACCAATTCACTCTTGATGCTCATGAACGCTTACAGAAAACATCTATGGGCCTGGCCCGATCCCATCGCATCAGCCTCAATTTGCCCGACTGGCAGATGTTTGCCAGCCTTTTTCCTATGAAAATCATAGCCGCAAGCCCAGCCATCGGGCAAAACTTGATTCAGCTGGATTTGCGTAAACAAACGGGAGCAACAATCGTGTCTGTGTCCCGAGAGGGAATGGGAACGACAGTTCCGGGTCCAGACTTCACATTTGAAGCCAATGATACCCTCTATCTCTTGGGTACATCCGACTCGATTCGCAGGACCGAAGCTTTAATTCATCCTCAGTCTTGACTTCAGCCCCAGCCCCCCTAAAGATCGGGTTGAAAAACCGGGGAATTAGGATGGCATGCTACAAAAGGGACTTCCACTTGCTCTCTGTCAATTGGTACTGATTGC from Pseudobdellovibrionaceae bacterium includes the following:
- a CDS encoding cation:proton antiporter, producing the protein MNAGHQLLIDLIVILGSATLVATIFYSIHLPPVVGFLFAGILAGPNGLGLVKTLPSVEVLTEIAGVLLMFTIGLEISLRQLLAMKKVLFGLGLGQMALTMGLSALIFHFGFGFGWPRSVFFSSIVALSSTAVVLKLLKDSRNLDSPLGQTSLSILLFQDIAVIPLLLILPLLAGAKAAQATASPLSLETIGTFVLTSGGLILFVLVGSRWVVPWILDRVAKTRSSEIFFFSILFICAGTAFLIEFVGLSLSLGAFFAGLMIASSPYGKQTMAEFTPLRDNFLGLFFVSIGMLLSLQFVQEHWLQVIALSSGILLIKFFCIFAVLWMFGITSTVGMVTALTLFQIGEFSLILADQGRGLGMMTDKQYQFFLSVAIISLALTPVLYRLAPKLSFQSNLRSLIPRSISEVAHQLRDQWVTKVSVDSVKHGAGELAGHTIIIGFGIAGQEVASALKALDLPYQVIEMNPDTVKAAKKRGDPIIYGDATKHEILEQAGLERAHLVILVVNSLDITTAVLRTVHKMRPEIEVLARLQYLRDLNQLKASQNVEPIVSEFETSLEILARTLKAYGAEDHQIHQFTLDAHERLQKTSMGLARSHRISLNLPDWQMFASLFPMKIIAASPAIGQNLIQLDLRKQTGATIVSVSREGMGTTVPGPDFTFEANDTLYLLGTSDSIRRTEALIHPQS